A single window of Zea mays cultivar B73 chromosome 10, Zm-B73-REFERENCE-NAM-5.0, whole genome shotgun sequence DNA harbors:
- the LOC109942933 gene encoding protein FAR1-RELATED SEQUENCE 5-like, translating to MVRYMHSHKQREAALDDLFAIMSKSGVPTQATMNVMSELFGGRQNWPFTEKDVHNKKAEQAREERDGDMDKLFQFFRECKEHNEYFYWDVDFEPKTNVLRSIFWCHASQRAEYKDFGDVVTFDTTHKTNNKHMPLAMFVGCSNNLKNVSFGQALLRDETIDTFRWLFETFKSCMGGQQPFVILTDEDAAMKEAIRIVFNKTQHRNCRWHITRTWDYELEELYKLHNDNNLKEKLQSLINYPLGPTQFEVEWNKLVDECGIREHPAIVALWQKRKRWIATYFKGMYCGRMTSTQRSESQNRVLKDGYVNNVTSLHIFAKRVLDSIQHTDHMDAGESHYSQTEVVRACKSRFDEQLSRVYTRAVYNEYKREYINSTAFVIEPDPGVECGYLVKHEKGDGTFCWAQHAFKVVADKAAGVYKCECMQWEHTGLFCMHIIKAFTHLQVQNIPEKYILKRYTRNARSVVPWDRHDVSVGGQNETEQSRLSKLLPKLMRLGRAGSKSDRAYTETIRHIDMITPGIELLRTTEIGPIGPDEATNTELQQDAEGRRNIGPIAPTQQRSDNNIEPVVMPTGPTPPPESGLNPDSANCLTDLRLTEPPVSRTKGRKSASGAKCAKNSVEPANPYSTYSGGQGIRECQTCHVRGHYSTTCPQNPNRSRAAENKDKKRSAKTVGWTPRKRGRPTIKKGLDGNQDEAQSEGDDTQQSGCTMAVQESAAHAVIARIRRATTCHVNYQDESD from the exons ATGGTGAGATATATGCATTCTCATAAGCAGAGGGAGGCAGCGTTGGATGACCTGTTTGCAATCATGTCAAAGAGTGGTGTGCCAACACAGGCAACAATGAATGTAATGTCAGAATTATTTGGAGGCCGTCAAAACTGGCCGTTCACAGAGAAAGATGTCCATAACAA GAAAGCTGAGCAAGCAAGGGAGGAGAGGGATGGTGACATGGATAAACTGTTCCAATTTTTCAGGGAGTGCAAAGAACACAATGAATACTTTTACTGGGATGTGGATTTTGAACCAAAAACAAATGTGCTTCGGAGCATTTTTTGGTGTCATGCAAGTCAGCGTGCAGAATACAAGGATTTTGGGGATGTAGTCACATTTGACACAACACACAAGACTAACAACAAGCATATGCCGTTGGCCATGTTTGTGGGTTGCAGCAATAATTTGAAAAATGTGTCCTTTGGCCAAGCACTTCTTCGGGATGAAACAATAGACACATTCAGATGGCTTTTTGAGACCTTTAAAAGTTGCATGGGTGGTCAGCAACCTTTTGTGATTCTTACAG ATGAAGATGCAGCGatgaaggaagcaataaggattGTGTTTAACAAGACACAACACCGAAATTGCCGATGGCACATAACCAGAACATGGGATTACGAACTCGAGGAGTTGTACAAATTGCACAATGATAATAATCTAAAGGAGAAACTGCAGTCCCTGATAAACTATCCTCTGGGACCCACACAATTTGAGGTGGAGTGGAATAAACTGGTGGATGAATGTGGCATAAGAGAACACCCTGCAATTGTTGCATTGTGGCAAAAAAGGAAGAGATGGATAGCAACATATTTCAAAGGCATGTACTGTGGGCGAATGACTTCCACCCAAAGATCTGAGAGCCAAAACAGGGTTTTGAAAGATGGTTATGTTAACAATGTGACAAGCCTGCATATATTTGCAAAGAGGGTGCTTGACTCGATTCAGCACACAGACCACATGGATGCTGGGGAATCACACTACtcacag ACTGAAGTTGTCAGAGCCTGCAAATCAAGATTTGATGAGCAACTCAGCAGGGTGTACACCAGGGCTGTGTACAATGAATACAAGAGGGAATATATTAACAGCACAGCTTTTGTGATAGAGCCTGATCCGGGAGTGGAATGCGGTTACTTGGTGAAACATGAGAAAGGCGATGGGACATTTTGCTGGGCACAACACGCATTCAAAGTGGTGGCTGACAAAGCAGCAGGCGTGTATAAATGCGAATGCATGCAGTGGGAGCATACAG GTCTGTTCTGCATGCACATAATAAAGGCATTCACCCACCTCCAAGTCCAAAACATACCTGAAAAGTACATTCTGAAGCGATATACACGTAATGCAAGATCTGTGGTTCCGTGGGACCGGCACGATGTGAGTGTTGGTGGTCAAAATGAGACAGAGCAGTCAAGGTTGTCGAAGCTGCTGCCAAAGTTAATGCGACTGGGAAGAGCGGGAAGCAAATCTGATAGAGCATACACTGAAACTATCAGGCACATCGACATGATAACTCCTGGGATTGAGCTTCTACGAACAACGGAGATTGGTCCGATTGGTCCGGACGAAGCAACAAATACTGAGTTGCAGCAAGATGCAGAAGGACGGCGGAATATTGGTCCCATTGCACCAACACAACAAAGATCTGACAACAATATAGAACctgttgtgatgccaactggacctACACCACCACCGGAATCGGGCCTGAATCCAGATTCTGCAAACTGCCTCACTGATCTAAGATTGACTGAACCGCCAGTGTCGCGCACGAAGGGTAGGAAGTCTGCCAGTGGGGCTAAATGTGCTAAAAATAGTGTGGAACCTGCTAATCCATACAGCACATATAGTGGTGGTCAGGGCATAAGAGAGTGCCAAACCTGCCATGTTAGGGGGCACTATAGCACAACATGCCCTCAGAACCCAAACAGAAGCAGAGCGGCCGAGAACAAGGACAAAAAGAGAAGTGCAAAAACTGTAGGTTGGACTCCAAGAAAAAGAGGTCGCCCAACAATAAAAAAAGGACTAGATGGGAATCAAGATGAGGCACAGAGTGAGGGGGATGATACACAGCAATCTGGGTGCACTATGGCGGTGCAGGAGTCAGCAGCACACGCGGTGATTGCAAGAATTAGGAGGGCGACAACTTGCCATGTTAATTACCAGGACGAAAGTGATTAA
- the LOC100280805 gene encoding SAUR11 - auxin-responsive SAUR family member: MLRRSRHGGVRLGRKLLGLWRRALCGGRRRRRRGGYRRLKQQQQQPCAGTPERAARKLAPALLRWGRSLARRLRLGWRAGGGRRMLAGAEAEVATTPKGQVAVYVGGGGGEAAQSLRYVVPVVYLNHPTFGELLREAEEEFGFQHPGVITIPCPAARFEQAAALAAAGKKGFARW, encoded by the coding sequence ATGCTAAGGAGGTCCCGCCACGGCGGGGTCCGTCTCGGCCGGAAGCTGCTCGGCCTGTGGCGTCGGGCGCTGTGCGgcgggcgccggcgccggcgccggggaGGCTACCGCCGCctgaagcagcagcagcagcagccctgCGCCGGCACGCCCGAGCGCGCCGCGAGGAAGCTCGCGCCGGCGCTGCTGCGGTGGGGCCGGTCGCTGGCGCGGCGTCTGCGCCTCGGGTGGAGGGCCGGCGGCGGGCGCCGGATGCTGGCCGGCGCCGAGGCTGAGGTGGCCACGACGCCCAAGGGGCAGGTTGCCGTgtacgtcggcggcggcggcggggaggcGGCGCAGTCTCTGCGGTACGTGGTGCCGGTGGTGTACCTGAACCACCCGACGTTCGGCGAGCTGCTCAGGGAGGCCGAGGAGGAGTTCGGCTTCCAGCACCCCGGCGTCATCACCATCCCCTGCCCCGCCGCGCGGTTCGAGCAGGCCGCCGCCCTGGCAGCCGCGGGGAAGAAGGGCTTCGCCAGGTGGTAG